Part of the bacterium genome, GTTACGGACCATATCCCCAAGATATATGACCTGAAAGTCATCTCGACGCAGATCAAAGGGGAGAGAGTATGGGTGAATCTCACGTTCCATGCGCAAGACGACGCCTCCGACCTCGATCTGGCCCGGGGGAGTCCCAGACGAGGGTCGATCGCTTCAGTGATTCGATGCCGCCAGTCGACGTATGCTTCAACAGCGACTTTTAATGCCGCGACGGTGGAGGACATGGGTAATGCATTGGCTGTGTATGCTAGTGTACCCACAACTCTGAGCAGCAAAGATGGACTCTGTGATCTCGAGATCAGTGTATTCGGTGGATGTCAAGGTAGTTGTCGCCTCAACGTGTTACTTGTGTCGGTCTCGCCAGGGGGCGGTCTCAGTGCGCAGAGCTGGGCGGCCTGACCACCGGCAGCAACCGATCCGAACACTGGTACATCCGGTACCTGCCTCGTGCCGTTGAGCGTCCTCAGGGCTCAGAGTTCTGGGTAAGGTGGTTCTAGCTTTCATGGGACGGCCTCGATGAAGGTTGGCGCTCTACGCTGCGGCTGGGAGATCCTCCCGCGAGGACTTCTTCTCAGGGTTGAGATAGACCGTCTCGATCGGTTGCCAGTTGCGAGTCGCACCCGACCATCGCCGAGGGTTGCGCCGCCGAGCTCGTTCGTAGACGCGCTGACGCTGCTTCAGGATCTCTTCTTCCCGACCGCTATGCCGATCTTCCGGTGTCACAAAGCGAATCGCGCTATGGCGGTGCTCGGTGTTGTACCAGCGCACGAAGCCCTCGATCCAGAGGCTGGCTTCCTCGAGGGAAGCGAAGGGACGAGACGGGTACTCGGGCCGGTACTTCAGGGTGCGAAACAGCGCTTCGGAGAAGGGGTTGTCGTCACTGACTCGCGGCCGGCTGAAGGAGGCGACGACGCCCAGACTCTGGAGGGTAGCCAGCATGGTGGAGCCCTTCATTGGACCGCCATTGTCGGAGTGCAGAACGACGCCCTCTGGGTCCAGACCGTGACGACAGCAGGTCTGCTCAAAGAGCTCTGCCTCACGCTCGTTGCACTCCTCGCTATGGACCCTGGCGCCCATGATCTTGCGACTCCAGACGTCCAGAATCAGGTAAAGGTAAAAGAACTCTCCACGCACCGGAGAGCGCAAATAGGTGATGTCCCAGCTGAAGACTTGGCACGGGCCGGTGGCGACGTGCTCTTTGGGACGCCAGGTGACGGCAGGTCGCGAGCGCTGGCGGTGGGTCAGCAGCTTTTCTTCGCGAAGGATGCGGTACATCGTGGCTTCCGACGCCACATAGATGCCCTCATCGGCTAACCGGGGCACGATCTGGTTCGGCGACAGATCACAGTACTCGGGCGAGTTGACGATCTCGAGCACGTGCTGACGATCGGCCGCAGAGAGCTTGTTGGGGGGCTCGCTCTTCGGGCCATGTCGGCAATCCTCACCACCGCCTCGCTGTTGCCAGCGTTGGATCGTTCGCACCGCCAGGCCTAGCGTCTCGCAGGCTGGCTCGAGCCGGGCGCCACAGCGCACGGCTTCGTCGATCAACTCGAGGATCACTTGCCTCTCCTGCGCGTCGTGGCGGCGTCCTCGGCCCCCCAGATCGCCTGGACTTTTTTTTTCAGCACCAGCAGCGCCGCGGTCTCCGCCAGGGCCGCATCCTTGCGCCGGAGCTCCTTCTCCAACTCGCGGACACGGCGACCTTCAGGCGTCTTGCTCGACGTCCTACGATGCGGCAGCTTCGCCTCCAGGCCCTTGAGCATCTCCCCACGCCATTGCTCCAAGTCCTTACGATACAGGCCCTTACGGCGCAGGATAGGGCCGAGATCTTCCTCCGACAACGACGCCGCCTCGAACACGGCTTCCAACTTCTGTGCGGCGCTCCATGACCGCGACGCCTGGTCTCGCTTCGTCATGTCTTGAACTCTAGCGGCTTGCCGCAGCCAGCGCGACAGCGTGCTCTGGTGCACGCCCACGTCCTGCGCCAAGGCGTGGGCACTCGGCCCATCGGGCGAGGCCATCTTGCGCACCATCTTCGACTTGAACGCCTCGGAGTACTTCATCGGTGACCTCCGAGGCCATGCAGCTCGAAGAACTCCTCGCGGATCTGCTCTTCGGTGACCTGCGCCACCTGCAGCAAGCTCGCTACAGCTTCGGCGAGATAGTCCGCCTTGACCATCTCCACGATGCCGCACAGCTCCGCCGCCACCGTCCGCGGCACTCGGTTCTCTCGCATCTTGCCGACATCGCCGGGCAAGCTCAGGGATTGAAGGATCTCGAACAGTCGGTGATCGAGCCGATGTAGCTCGAACGCTACTTCCAGCACAGCCCGTTGCGGCGAACGGGGCGGGTCCAGCACCTCGAGTAAGGCTTCCAGAATTCGGATCAGGTAAGGTCTCATCAGGTCGTTGCTCCTGCCCCCAGATCATTCGTGAGTCTGGAGGCGACAACTACCCTGACACAGGGGTCCTTGCCGACGCAATAGGCGGACATGGCTCGCGCTGCACGTGTCCCGCGGCCCCAGACAC contains:
- a CDS encoding IS3 family transposase (programmed frameshift), with protein sequence MKYSEAFKSKMVRKMASPDGPSAHALAQDVGVHQSTLSRWLRQAARVQDMTKRDQASRSWSAAQKLEAVFEAASLSEEDLGPILRRKGLYRKDLEQWRGEMLKGLEAKLPHRRTSSKTPEGRRVRELEKELRRKDAALAETAALLVLKKKGPGDLGGRGRRHDAQERQVILELIDEAVRCGARLEPACETLGLAVRTIQRWQQRGGGEDCRHGPKSEPPNKLSAADRQHVLEIVNSPEYCDLSPNQIVPRLADEGIYVASEATMYRILREEKLLTHRQRSRPAVTWRPKEHVATGPCQVFSWDITYLRSPVRGEFFYLYLILDVWSRKIMGARVHSEECNEREAELFEQTCCRHGLDPEGVVLHSDNGGPMKGSTMLATLQSLGVVASFSRPRVSDDNPFSEALFRTLKYRPEYPSRPFASLEEASLWIEGFVRWYNTEHRHSAIRFVTPEDRHSGREEEILKQRQRVYERARRRNPRRWSGATRNWQPIETVYLNPEKKSSREDLPAAA